Proteins encoded within one genomic window of Lagenorhynchus albirostris chromosome 9, mLagAlb1.1, whole genome shotgun sequence:
- the OOSP3 gene encoding oocyte-secreted protein 3: protein MKTGLWLGADIVKASVGFRSSLLLCIISAFSEEESVSIGCTCTFWTVIPLTLLGQGRLLHSDEVSLRTGCPVTSLTEKGSPFLDATPSTINNNLTKFKNDIPSTSSCSSWNLTNPYLLELPWIPYFQHSSPSHQSLPLKMPHSLVHESANVVLF, encoded by the exons GGTCTTTGGTTGGGAGCTGACATCGTGAAGGCTTCTGTGGGGTTCCGATCATCTTTACTTCTCTGCATAATTTCGGCGTTTTCTGAGGAAGAGTCAG TGTCCATAGGGTGTACTTGTACATTCTGGACTGTTATTCCACTGACTCTCCTTGGTCAAGGCCGCCTCTTGCATTCTGATGAAGTGTCTCTGAGAACTGGCTGTCCTGTCACCAGCCTAACTGAGAAGGG CTCACCATTTTTGGATGCCACTCCAAGCACTATCAACAACAATCTTACAAAGTTCAAAAATGATATTCCCTCTACCAGTTCTTGTTCTTCCTGGAACTTAACCAACCCTTACCTGTTAGAATTGCCTTGGATTCCATACTTCCAACACTCCTCG CCATCCCATCAGTCACTTCCACTTAAAATGCCTCATTCTTTAGTTCATGAGAGTGCAAATGTGGTTCTGTTCTAG